Proteins from one Ramlibacter sp. PS4R-6 genomic window:
- the ligD gene encoding non-homologous end-joining DNA ligase, translating into MPDGSRLTVTHATRVIDPATGFTKLDLVRYYALAAPWAMPHLQGRPAYIRQATQGIHQPMKFLQHPSYRNLKGTDPKLWPGHDPAIAFDTPEDLVAAAQVGMVEIHTWNSTDRAIGKPDRIVFDLDPGEGLTWEAMREGALLLRALLHELGLESWLKTTGGKGLHLFVPLKPDKDYETVRDFSERVVQHMARTIPGRFVAVLGPRNRVGKIFIDYLRNGWVQSTAEAYSARARPGMGVSMPIAWEELATVGSGAQWDITTAPQRLDSVKKDPWAGYWKARQKLPSLRAA; encoded by the coding sequence ATGCCTGACGGGTCACGGCTGACCGTCACCCACGCCACGCGCGTCATCGACCCCGCTACGGGATTCACAAAGCTCGACCTGGTGCGCTACTACGCGCTCGCGGCGCCGTGGGCCATGCCGCACCTGCAGGGACGCCCTGCGTACATCCGGCAGGCCACACAAGGCATCCACCAGCCGATGAAGTTCCTCCAGCACCCGTCGTACCGCAACCTCAAGGGCACCGACCCGAAGCTGTGGCCGGGCCACGATCCGGCGATCGCCTTCGACACGCCCGAGGACCTCGTGGCCGCCGCGCAGGTCGGTATGGTGGAGATCCACACGTGGAATTCGACCGATCGCGCGATCGGGAAGCCGGACCGCATCGTGTTCGACCTGGATCCCGGCGAAGGGCTGACTTGGGAGGCGATGCGCGAAGGCGCGCTGCTGCTGCGCGCCCTGCTCCACGAGCTGGGGCTCGAAAGCTGGCTGAAGACGACGGGCGGCAAGGGGCTGCACCTCTTCGTGCCGCTCAAGCCCGACAAGGACTACGAAACCGTACGCGATTTCTCCGAACGCGTTGTCCAGCACATGGCGCGCACTATTCCCGGGCGATTCGTAGCCGTGCTGGGCCCTCGCAACCGCGTCGGAAAGATCTTCATCGACTACCTGCGCAACGGGTGGGTGCAATCGACGGCCGAAGCCTATTCAGCGCGGGCGCGTCCCGGCATGGGTGTGTCCATGCCGATCGCATGGGAGGAACTGGCCACCGTCGGGAGCGGCGCCCAGTGGGACATCACCACCGCCCCGCAGCGCCTCGACTCCGTGAAGAAAGACCCGTGGGCCGGGTATTGGAAGGCCCGGCAGAAGCTGCCTTCCTTACGCGCCGCCTAG
- the ppa gene encoding inorganic diphosphatase, whose translation MSLDQVTPGKHVPDSFNVIIEIPMNADPVKYEVDKETGAIFVDRFMSTSMHYPTNYGYVPKTISGDGDPVDVLVITPVPLIPGVVVTCRPIGILKMQDEAGDDGKVLAVPTDKILSIYTHWQKPEDMNPLRLKTIAHFFEHYKDLEPGKWVKVLGWEGPEAAKKEVLDGIANYKKANG comes from the coding sequence ATGTCCCTCGACCAAGTCACTCCCGGCAAGCACGTCCCCGACTCGTTCAACGTGATCATCGAGATCCCGATGAACGCCGACCCCGTGAAGTACGAGGTCGACAAGGAGACCGGCGCGATCTTCGTGGACCGCTTCATGTCCACGTCGATGCACTACCCGACCAACTACGGCTACGTGCCCAAGACGATCAGCGGCGACGGCGACCCGGTCGACGTGCTCGTGATCACGCCCGTGCCCCTCATCCCCGGCGTGGTGGTGACGTGCCGCCCGATCGGCATCCTGAAGATGCAGGACGAAGCGGGCGACGACGGCAAGGTGCTCGCCGTGCCCACGGACAAGATCCTCTCGATCTACACGCACTGGCAAAAGCCGGAGGACATGAACCCCCTGCGCCTGAAGACCATCGCGCACTTCTTCGAGCACTACAAGGACCTCGAGCCCGGCAAGTGGGTCAAGGTGCTGGGCTGGGAAGGCCCGGAAGCGGCGAAGAAGGAAGTGCTGGACGGGATCGCCAACTACAAGAAGGCGAACGGCTAG